The following coding sequences are from one Salinicoccus sp. Bachu38 window:
- a CDS encoding hemolysin family protein, producing the protein MDITTIWNLTLFVILIVLTMLFVGSEFALVKARLSRIDQLIEEGNRKARRVRKMTLELDYYLSACQLGITVTALGLGWIGESTFEVVLHPLFELVGIPDQLTTVLTVALAFIIVTFIHVVVGELAPKTVAIQYAEKLALILSGPLYFFGVIMKPLIWTMNGAARFLVRLVGFKDVPVEQAHSEDELKIIMTQSYQSGEINQTELAYMQNIFSFDERLAKDIMVPRTQMVTLTDPVNIEDVLENVKEHNYTRYPVTEESGDKDQIIGFLNVREFLTNHVSDEEVTPEDHIHEIPMITEVSRISDALVKMQRERVHIALIIDEYGGTAGMITMEDILEEIVGEIRDEFDEDEEPDIVKVEDDIYHINGRVLLDDLNEQFDITFDNSDDIDTIGGWLQSINTDIETDDYVNTDEDKWIVLDMDSHLIKQVALLKGYNQSNGDEEEE; encoded by the coding sequence TTGGACATAACCACGATATGGAACTTAACTTTATTTGTAATTCTTATAGTACTCACAATGCTTTTTGTAGGATCTGAATTCGCACTCGTCAAAGCAAGGCTTTCCCGCATCGATCAGCTCATTGAAGAAGGAAACAGGAAAGCGCGCCGCGTGCGCAAGATGACGTTGGAACTCGACTACTACCTGTCCGCATGCCAGCTGGGCATTACTGTAACTGCCCTTGGTCTCGGCTGGATCGGGGAGTCGACTTTCGAAGTCGTACTGCACCCTCTTTTTGAACTGGTGGGGATACCCGACCAGTTGACGACGGTATTGACCGTGGCGCTGGCATTCATCATCGTCACCTTCATCCATGTTGTCGTCGGCGAACTTGCACCAAAGACAGTCGCAATCCAGTATGCTGAAAAATTGGCATTGATACTTTCAGGACCACTGTATTTCTTCGGAGTCATCATGAAACCACTGATCTGGACGATGAACGGTGCAGCAAGATTCCTCGTCAGACTCGTCGGATTCAAGGATGTGCCCGTTGAACAGGCCCACTCGGAAGATGAGCTTAAGATTATAATGACACAAAGTTATCAAAGTGGAGAAATAAATCAGACAGAACTGGCATACATGCAGAACATCTTTTCCTTCGACGAAAGGCTGGCAAAGGATATCATGGTGCCAAGGACACAGATGGTCACACTGACGGACCCTGTAAATATCGAGGATGTACTGGAGAACGTCAAGGAGCATAACTATACCCGCTATCCCGTTACGGAGGAAAGTGGGGACAAGGACCAGATCATAGGATTCCTGAATGTCAGGGAATTCCTGACAAACCACGTATCCGATGAGGAAGTCACTCCGGAGGATCACATACATGAAATACCGATGATCACCGAAGTCTCACGCATCAGTGATGCACTGGTCAAAATGCAGCGTGAGCGTGTGCATATCGCACTCATCATCGACGAGTACGGCGGTACAGCTGGTATGATCACGATGGAGGATATCCTTGAAGAGATCGTCGGAGAAATCAGGGACGAATTCGATGAGGACGAGGAACCTGATATCGTCAAGGTCGAGGATGACATCTATCATATAAATGGACGCGTACTGCTCGATGACCTCAATGAGCAATTCGATATCACATTCGACAACAGTGATGACATCGATACCATCGGCGGATGGCTGCAGAGCATCAATACCGATATCGAAACGGACGACTATGTCAACACGGACGAAGACAAATGGATCGTACTCGACATGGACAGCCACCTGATCAAACAGGTGGCGCTGCTCAAAGGCTATAACCAGTCGAATGGTGATGAAGAAGAGGAATAA
- a CDS encoding MFS transporter, translated as MSDQNQKIWTKDFILIVIVNFFIFTAFQMTLPTLPLFVQEIGASDRWIGIVVGIFTFSALLIRPSAGKLLDTKGRAPVFLTGLALFVVSMFSLAASFTILMLLMVRIIQGVGWGLSSTSAGTIATDLVPRKRRGEGLGYYGLSGNIALAFGPALGLFLVNHISFTMLFSICGLLGLTAIILAANIKYDKPEKVADTRKKKESYPHFDIVERRALAPASLLFFITVTFGGIATFLPVYTYEKGFDSTYIQFYFVIYAAFLMLSRILAGRLYDRHGITIVFIPGSLSIIAAMILLGFLPTPIFLFVAAALYGFGFGCVQPALQAWAVNRVENNRRGMANATFFSAFDLGVGLGAISYGFVAEAFGYSTIYFSSAVSVTLALILFLFIMRRYRKEEMESAKIS; from the coding sequence ATGTCGGATCAAAACCAGAAAATATGGACAAAAGACTTTATACTCATCGTCATCGTCAATTTCTTCATATTTACCGCGTTCCAGATGACACTGCCCACCCTGCCGCTGTTCGTCCAGGAAATCGGAGCGAGCGACCGCTGGATCGGAATCGTTGTGGGGATATTCACTTTCTCTGCACTGCTCATACGGCCGAGTGCGGGCAAGCTTCTGGACACGAAGGGCCGGGCACCGGTATTCCTGACGGGGCTCGCACTCTTCGTCGTTTCCATGTTCTCGCTTGCCGCAAGCTTCACCATCCTCATGCTGCTGATGGTGAGGATCATCCAGGGTGTCGGGTGGGGCCTCTCCAGCACCTCCGCCGGTACGATCGCCACGGACCTCGTGCCAAGAAAACGCCGCGGGGAAGGGCTCGGGTACTATGGCCTGAGCGGTAACATTGCACTTGCCTTCGGCCCGGCCCTCGGACTGTTTCTAGTCAACCACATCTCCTTTACGATGCTGTTTTCGATATGCGGTCTGCTCGGCCTCACTGCAATCATACTCGCTGCCAACATCAAATACGACAAGCCGGAGAAAGTTGCTGATACGCGCAAGAAGAAGGAGTCCTACCCGCACTTCGACATTGTGGAACGGCGCGCACTGGCACCCGCCTCACTGCTCTTCTTCATCACTGTGACGTTCGGCGGCATCGCCACATTCCTGCCGGTCTATACGTATGAAAAGGGGTTCGACTCCACATACATCCAGTTCTATTTTGTAATATATGCAGCATTCCTGATGCTCTCACGCATACTCGCCGGCAGACTGTACGACAGGCATGGCATCACCATCGTATTCATTCCAGGTTCCCTGTCCATCATCGCAGCGATGATCCTGCTCGGCTTCCTGCCGACCCCGATTTTCCTGTTCGTGGCAGCCGCACTCTATGGCTTCGGGTTCGGATGCGTACAGCCGGCACTTCAGGCCTGGGCGGTCAACCGTGTCGAAAACAACCGTCGCGGCATGGCCAACGCAACGTTCTTTTCCGCCTTCGACCTCGGTGTCGGACTCGGTGCCATCAGCTATGGATTCGTTGCCGAAGCATTCGGCTACAGCACCATCTATTTCTCCAGTGCGGTCAGTGTCACACTGGCACTCATCCTCTTCCTGTTCATCATGAGAAGGTATAGGAAAGAAGAAATGGAATCAGCAAAAATTTCATAA
- a CDS encoding DegV family protein, translated as MKKIAVVTDSASGVDQAYKEKHDVKVLPMSVIINGVAYRDGIDATTGEIYDMLKESGEGAKTSQPTIGEFMEIYEALEADDDYEAVIAIHASSELTGTYQSSISASEGMSKPVYVIDSRIGSYPMKQMVEHAVEARESDRDIEEVVEEIREMTEQTQLYLLPQSFNQMRKSGRISASQSMLASVLNIHLKLEFDDGKVVVGEKLRTKKKIYNAVLANLEAHVKEESVKTLGIVHAGSSSLVDEWKQKIEERLPQVDLVVEPLVTVAGVHTGHGTVGFGFTKGR; from the coding sequence ATGAAAAAGATAGCAGTGGTGACGGATTCCGCCTCTGGCGTCGATCAGGCATACAAGGAAAAGCATGATGTCAAAGTGCTGCCCATGTCTGTCATCATCAATGGTGTTGCCTATAGGGATGGCATTGATGCGACAACTGGGGAAATCTATGACATGCTGAAGGAAAGCGGGGAAGGGGCGAAAACCTCCCAGCCGACAATCGGTGAATTCATGGAAATATATGAAGCACTTGAAGCGGATGACGACTATGAAGCAGTCATAGCCATCCATGCATCGAGTGAGCTTACAGGAACCTACCAGAGTTCGATCAGTGCATCGGAAGGCATGTCAAAGCCCGTATATGTCATTGATTCCCGCATCGGCAGCTATCCGATGAAGCAGATGGTCGAACATGCAGTGGAGGCCAGGGAGTCGGATAGGGACATAGAGGAAGTCGTCGAGGAGATCAGGGAGATGACTGAACAGACCCAGCTCTACCTCCTCCCGCAGAGCTTCAACCAGATGAGGAAGAGCGGACGGATATCCGCTTCCCAATCGATGCTCGCCTCCGTACTCAACATCCATCTGAAGCTTGAATTCGACGATGGCAAAGTTGTTGTCGGGGAAAAGCTGCGTACGAAAAAGAAGATATACAATGCAGTGCTTGCAAATCTCGAGGCGCACGTAAAAGAAGAATCGGTGAAGACACTCGGCATCGTACATGCGGGCAGTTCGAGCCTGGTGGATGAATGGAAGCAGAAGATTGAAGAGAGATTGCCGCAGGTCGATCTGGTAGTGGAGCCCCTGGTTACTGTAGCCGGGGTGCATACGGGGCACGGCACAGTTGGATTTGGGTTTACAAAAGGCCGATAG
- a CDS encoding anthranilate synthase component II has product MMKILMIDNYDSFTYNLVHYLEDNPEVREVVVRTPDELMEASLKGISGIIISPGPSHPADRQEVMDFIEGYWHAYPVLGICLGHQMLWHMAGGTVGRGVRPVHGHVSEITHDGQGLFRGLPDVFTVTRYHSLICSGEAPRGFIVSARTADGVVMAIRHEHYPIYGLQYHPEAILSEYGREQLGQFISALKEGEMNAGPCKV; this is encoded by the coding sequence ATGATGAAAATACTCATGATAGACAATTACGATTCTTTTACATATAACCTCGTCCATTACTTGGAGGATAACCCCGAGGTGAGGGAGGTTGTGGTCCGGACGCCGGACGAATTGATGGAGGCATCTCTGAAGGGCATCTCGGGCATCATCATCTCACCGGGTCCTTCCCATCCGGCAGACCGTCAGGAAGTGATGGACTTCATTGAAGGATATTGGCACGCGTATCCTGTCCTCGGCATCTGCCTCGGCCATCAGATGCTCTGGCATATGGCTGGGGGAACGGTCGGACGCGGGGTGCGCCCGGTTCATGGCCACGTGTCGGAAATCACCCATGATGGGCAGGGGCTGTTTCGGGGGCTGCCCGATGTCTTTACAGTCACCCGGTACCATTCGCTCATCTGCTCGGGGGAAGCGCCCCGCGGATTCATCGTCTCGGCCCGGACGGCAGACGGTGTTGTGATGGCAATACGCCACGAGCACTATCCGATCTACGGACTGCAGTATCATCCCGAGGCGATCCTCTCCGAGTACGGCAGGGAGCAGCTGGGACAGTTCATCAGTGCGCTGAAGGAAGGTGAAATGAATGCAGGTCCATGTAAAGTTTAA
- a CDS encoding GlsB/YeaQ/YmgE family stress response membrane protein encodes MGWIITLIVGGIIGWLAGLIIGKDVPFGIIGNIIAGLVGAAIANALGLSFGPEVGGVSIIGGLLGAIILILIVSFIMKALGGNRA; translated from the coding sequence ATGGGTTGGATTATCACATTGATCGTAGGCGGCATCATCGGATGGCTCGCCGGACTGATTATTGGTAAAGACGTACCATTCGGTATCATTGGAAACATTATCGCAGGACTTGTCGGTGCTGCCATTGCAAATGCACTCGGCCTGAGCTTCGGACCGGAAGTCGGCGGTGTAAGTATTATCGGTGGCCTGCTCGGTGCAATCATTTTAATTCTTATTGTTTCATTCATTATGAAAGCACTTGGCGGCAACAGGGCATAA
- a CDS encoding DEAD/DEAH box helicase — protein sequence MEVNRNNLLNAYERGFLDQDTHKIGHHPPRMIINSKEENVLSSMLDEMEGCLSFSISVAFITEGGLATLKTALYELAKRNRGGRIITSTYLNFNRPKVFKALLNIPNLEIRVADKEGFHAKGYVFQNDHYSSMFIGSSNLTDAALKKNYEYNLKLTSLENGAIIQHFNSQFEKLWEESTAVDAEWIRKYEQTHVEQPEQRKVLEVIEDRSRYQHKALTGQAIQPNLMQKEALMALADLRKARKDKGLVVSATGTGKTYLAAFDVQQYRPGRMLFLAHREQILEKSMNDFSSLLDESPSEFGIYSGSTKREDAKYLFATVQTLSKTANLEQFNPDDFDYIIVDEAHRSSATTYTKILSHFTPGFLLGMTATPERTDDMEIFSLFDYNIAYEIRLQQALEEEILAPFHYFGVTDYEKDGIVIDDTTALGQLTSNERVAHLMEKIEYYGHSGEALKGLMFVSNRREAAELSQALNMRGYRTRALTGDDSQQVRQQTVRELENGRLDYIITVDIFNEGVDIPSINQVVMLRQTQSSIIFIQQLGRGLRKHDEKEYLTVIDFIGNYRNNYMIPIALTGDRSYNKDRLRKSLIDRNAISGVSTINFESIAKEKIYSSISTTTLNNQSFLKEMHLYLKNKIGRLPALIDFHDDTDVIDPLVILHKYSHYLEFLVKIKERDLAISENDHQVLTFLSKEVADGKRIHETLLLQQVIESPVNMKEFQLDMHRRGYHMTDDTMHSVLSTLTHAFHTQQDLKKYGGPLIEVADDFIHPSSTFSSALENPVIREHIIQVVELSLALSKTYDQSKPLTINRKYSRKDVCRLLNWDRDESSTLYGYKYKHGTCPIFITYHKDEEIEDTIRYEDQFLDLNTLKWFTRSNRTLESKEIKAILQAHKQGVPIHIFVKKDDDEGSTFYYLGEGHIDYRTLEEARMNDGTGKPVVTMNMMMERAIDYDLYKYLESGTHV from the coding sequence ATGGAAGTGAACAGAAATAACTTATTGAATGCATACGAACGAGGTTTCCTGGACCAGGACACACACAAGATCGGCCATCATCCACCACGTATGATCATCAACTCCAAAGAGGAGAATGTACTCTCCTCCATGCTTGATGAAATGGAGGGCTGCCTTTCCTTTTCCATATCCGTCGCCTTCATTACTGAAGGCGGACTGGCAACTTTGAAGACGGCACTCTACGAACTTGCGAAAAGGAACAGGGGCGGACGGATCATCACCTCTACATATTTGAACTTCAATAGGCCCAAAGTGTTCAAAGCCCTGCTCAACATACCGAACCTTGAAATCAGGGTGGCCGATAAGGAAGGATTCCACGCGAAAGGGTATGTCTTCCAAAACGATCATTATTCCTCCATGTTCATCGGCAGTTCGAACCTTACGGATGCTGCACTGAAAAAGAACTACGAATACAATCTCAAACTGACAAGCCTTGAAAATGGCGCGATCATCCAGCATTTCAACAGCCAGTTCGAAAAGTTATGGGAAGAGTCCACGGCTGTAGACGCCGAATGGATCCGGAAGTATGAACAGACCCATGTTGAACAGCCGGAACAGCGGAAAGTACTGGAGGTCATCGAAGACCGCTCCAGATATCAGCACAAGGCACTGACCGGCCAGGCCATCCAGCCGAACCTCATGCAGAAGGAGGCGCTGATGGCGCTTGCCGACCTGCGGAAAGCCAGGAAGGATAAAGGACTTGTGGTCTCCGCCACCGGGACGGGGAAGACATACCTGGCGGCATTCGATGTACAGCAGTACAGACCCGGGCGCATGCTTTTCCTGGCGCATCGGGAGCAGATTCTGGAGAAGTCCATGAACGACTTTTCGAGTCTTCTTGATGAATCGCCGTCAGAATTCGGGATATACAGTGGCAGCACCAAGAGAGAGGATGCGAAATATCTTTTCGCCACTGTACAGACATTATCGAAAACGGCCAATCTGGAGCAGTTCAATCCGGATGACTTCGACTATATCATCGTGGACGAAGCGCACCGTTCCAGTGCGACGACATATACGAAAATCCTCAGTCATTTTACTCCTGGGTTTCTGCTTGGCATGACCGCTACACCTGAACGGACGGACGACATGGAGATATTCAGTCTGTTCGACTACAACATCGCCTATGAAATCCGCCTCCAGCAGGCACTGGAAGAGGAGATTCTGGCACCCTTCCACTACTTCGGCGTCACCGACTACGAAAAGGACGGCATAGTCATCGACGATACGACTGCACTCGGACAGCTGACGAGCAATGAACGGGTCGCACATCTGATGGAAAAGATCGAATACTACGGACATTCCGGCGAGGCACTCAAGGGGCTGATGTTCGTGTCCAACAGAAGGGAAGCTGCAGAACTCAGCCAGGCGCTGAATATGCGGGGATACAGAACGCGGGCACTGACCGGTGATGACTCCCAGCAAGTGCGCCAGCAGACGGTCAGGGAACTGGAAAATGGGCGGCTCGATTACATCATTACGGTGGACATATTCAATGAAGGCGTCGACATCCCTTCCATCAACCAGGTGGTCATGCTGCGCCAGACGCAGTCGAGCATCATCTTCATCCAGCAGCTTGGCCGGGGGCTCAGAAAGCATGATGAAAAGGAATACCTGACGGTCATCGACTTCATCGGCAACTACAGGAACAACTACATGATTCCCATCGCCCTCACAGGCGACAGATCCTACAACAAGGACAGGCTCAGGAAATCCCTGATAGACCGTAATGCAATCAGCGGCGTCTCCACCATCAACTTCGAATCGATCGCCAAAGAAAAGATATACAGCTCCATCAGTACAACGACACTCAATAACCAGAGCTTCCTGAAGGAAATGCACCTGTACCTGAAAAATAAGATCGGCAGACTTCCGGCGCTCATCGATTTTCATGATGATACGGACGTCATCGATCCACTGGTGATCCTGCATAAATACAGCCATTATCTGGAGTTTCTGGTAAAGATCAAAGAAAGGGATCTGGCCATTTCAGAGAATGACCATCAGGTTCTGACTTTCCTGTCCAAGGAAGTTGCCGATGGCAAGCGTATCCATGAAACCCTGTTGCTGCAGCAGGTCATTGAATCTCCGGTCAATATGAAAGAGTTTCAGCTGGATATGCATAGACGGGGCTATCATATGACCGATGATACGATGCATTCGGTCCTTAGCACCCTCACCCACGCCTTCCACACACAGCAGGATTTGAAGAAATATGGCGGTCCGCTCATTGAAGTTGCAGATGACTTTATCCACCCTTCCAGTACATTTTCCAGTGCACTGGAGAACCCTGTGATCAGGGAGCACATCATTCAAGTGGTGGAACTGTCCCTTGCCCTCAGCAAAACCTATGACCAGTCGAAGCCTCTGACAATCAATCGCAAATATTCCCGGAAGGATGTCTGCCGTCTCCTCAACTGGGATAGAGATGAGTCCTCCACATTGTACGGGTACAAATACAAGCACGGGACCTGCCCGATATTCATCACCTATCACAAGGACGAGGAGATTGAAGACACCATCAGATACGAGGACCAGTTCCTCGACCTGAATACGCTCAAATGGTTCACCCGCAGCAACCGTACACTCGAGTCCAAAGAGATCAAAGCCATACTCCAAGCACACAAACAGGGGGTCCCCATCCATATTTTCGTCAAGAAGGACGATGACGAGGGATCCACATTCTACTACCTTGGGGAAGGCCATATCGATTATCGGACACTTGAGGAGGCCAGAATGAATGATGGAACGGGCAAACCTGTAGTGACAATGAATATGATGATGGAAAGAGCAATCGATTATGATTTATACAAATACCTGGAATCCGGTACGCATGTATAA
- a CDS encoding bifunctional anthranilate synthase component I family protein/class IV aminotransferase, with product MQVHVKFKKAGRTEELYFTKPVEVMTEQYMSLDEALENAQNHAEGGRYVIPALSYEAKEGGPFVIGVFDAPVDRDAFLKDYDGDGVYTMGEPVFTEAPGKIMTDIEKIQNSIKDGHTYQVNYTTRLKGNFSGDSHALFEQLIAKNNGDYTMFIHWKERSIVSCSPELFFEVDAAGKISTRPMKGTARRYDDPVKDQESFDFLNHSGKDRAENVMIVDLLRNDLSKVARKGSVNVPERFTIERYDTVYQMTSTVEAELAADTGLPDVIEALFPCGSITGAPKQSTMDIIRGLERTPRGFYCGTLGILHPDGSQVFNVPIRTLYIEGGRYEYGTGGGITYDSIPENEYDEMVAKTAFLEDGRYKLIETMRLESGTVRRFGLHEKRILKSARALAFSPPDFRREVMAYIEKNSLNEAGGLYRLRAVADATGRMVLSHGEVEEVEHADARLAEGAIKAPPMFLANKTTVRHHYHSVGDDFPIVLYYNEYQQLTEFNIGNLVVEEDGGFHTPPGTSGLLDGVMRQSLMAQGVLEERDYSLESFLEKYENGSIKIYLINSLKEWVRINLNIPG from the coding sequence ATGCAGGTCCATGTAAAGTTTAAAAAGGCAGGCAGGACGGAAGAACTTTATTTTACGAAACCGGTCGAAGTGATGACTGAACAGTACATGTCGCTGGACGAAGCACTGGAGAATGCCCAGAACCATGCTGAGGGGGGACGGTATGTGATCCCGGCCCTCAGCTATGAGGCGAAGGAGGGTGGACCGTTTGTCATCGGCGTCTTTGATGCTCCGGTGGACAGGGATGCGTTTCTGAAGGATTATGATGGGGACGGTGTCTACACGATGGGGGAGCCTGTCTTCACAGAGGCACCCGGGAAGATCATGACGGATATCGAAAAGATCCAAAACAGCATAAAGGACGGCCATACGTACCAGGTCAACTACACGACCCGGCTCAAAGGCAATTTTTCGGGAGATTCCCATGCGCTGTTCGAACAGCTCATCGCAAAGAACAATGGTGACTATACGATGTTCATCCATTGGAAGGAGAGGTCCATCGTGAGCTGCTCGCCGGAACTCTTTTTCGAAGTGGATGCAGCCGGAAAGATTTCGACCCGGCCGATGAAAGGTACGGCAAGGAGGTATGACGATCCGGTGAAGGACCAGGAAAGTTTCGACTTTCTGAATCATTCGGGAAAAGATCGGGCGGAGAACGTAATGATCGTCGATCTTCTGCGCAACGATCTGTCAAAAGTGGCCAGAAAAGGCAGCGTAAATGTGCCCGAACGCTTTACAATCGAGCGCTATGACACGGTCTACCAGATGACTTCGACAGTCGAGGCGGAACTGGCAGCGGACACGGGGCTGCCGGACGTGATCGAAGCGCTCTTTCCATGCGGCTCGATCACCGGCGCGCCGAAGCAGTCGACGATGGACATCATCCGTGGGCTTGAGCGCACGCCCAGAGGCTTCTATTGCGGTACACTCGGCATCTTGCATCCAGACGGTTCCCAGGTATTCAACGTCCCCATCCGTACGCTGTATATCGAAGGGGGACGATATGAATATGGTACAGGCGGCGGCATTACCTATGATTCCATACCAGAAAACGAGTATGATGAAATGGTCGCCAAGACCGCCTTCCTCGAAGACGGCAGATACAAGCTGATCGAGACGATGCGGCTTGAGTCCGGCACCGTCAGACGGTTCGGACTGCACGAGAAGCGCATTCTGAAATCAGCACGTGCACTTGCCTTCTCGCCGCCGGATTTCAGACGCGAAGTCATGGCGTACATCGAAAAGAACAGTCTGAATGAGGCAGGCGGCCTCTACAGGCTCCGTGCAGTCGCAGATGCCACAGGGCGGATGGTGCTCTCACATGGAGAAGTTGAAGAGGTGGAGCACGCAGATGCCCGGCTCGCGGAAGGGGCGATCAAGGCGCCCCCGATGTTCCTGGCGAATAAAACGACGGTCAGGCACCATTATCATAGTGTGGGCGATGATTTCCCCATCGTTTTATATTATAATGAGTATCAGCAACTGACCGAATTCAATATCGGCAACCTGGTCGTTGAAGAGGACGGGGGATTCCATACACCACCCGGCACCAGCGGTCTGCTTGATGGCGTGATGCGCCAGAGCCTAATGGCACAGGGGGTTTTGGAAGAACGGGACTATTCCCTGGAATCATTCCTTGAAAAGTATGAGAACGGCAGCATAAAAATATATCTGATCAACAGCCTGAAAGAATGGGTGCGGATCAATCTGAATATTCCGGGGTGA